A genomic region of Leptotrichia hofstadii contains the following coding sequences:
- a CDS encoding HAD family hydrolase, producing the protein MKYDLVIFDLDGTLMDTSKSITKTVNSAMEELGKKQYSANECVKFVGGGVSGLARNILGKEKYEDVTNEEMEKVIRKYYDIYFDYGVEPYEGIPELLDFLEQNGVKKGIVTNKDHETALSAVDKKLSKWKFDGIFGSNEKEYPNKPNPYNVYKMAQNLNISKEKILFVGDMLVDVNTAKNAGIDIVYCKWGFGEVKGEDGIDEDVKVSDVQEIIERIKGE; encoded by the coding sequence ATGAAATATGATTTAGTTATATTTGATTTGGACGGAACGCTTATGGATACGTCGAAATCTATTACAAAGACTGTAAATTCAGCGATGGAAGAACTTGGGAAAAAGCAATATTCTGCTAATGAATGCGTAAAATTTGTTGGTGGTGGAGTTTCAGGGCTTGCACGGAATATTTTGGGAAAAGAGAAATATGAGGATGTAACGAATGAGGAAATGGAAAAAGTTATAAGAAAATATTATGATATTTACTTTGACTATGGTGTTGAGCCTTATGAAGGAATACCTGAATTGCTTGATTTTTTGGAACAGAATGGCGTGAAAAAAGGTATTGTAACAAACAAGGATCATGAAACAGCCTTATCTGCAGTTGATAAAAAGTTATCCAAATGGAAATTTGATGGAATATTTGGCTCAAATGAAAAGGAATATCCAAATAAGCCAAATCCGTACAATGTTTATAAAATGGCACAAAACTTAAATATTTCAAAAGAAAAAATATTATTTGTTGGAGATATGCTTGTGGATGTAAATACAGCTAAAAATGCTGGAATTGATATTGTTTACTGCAAATGGGGATTTGGCGAAGTAAAAGGCGAGGATGGAATTGATGAAGATGTGAAGGTGTCTGATGTTCAGGAAATTATTGAGAGAATAAAAGGTGAATAG
- a CDS encoding ComF family protein, protein MKDIKFFKEIIFNFKGILFRNQDIISGVELVEYGIVSKDTKNILKSLKKLRKLNNIYYVWDYNKEFKRLIYSYKYNHRKIMAKLIAELIKEEFYYVLKREKIDIVVSVPVSRKRKNERGYNQVDEILNCLKVNYVRIERIKNTKKMAEILDEEERNRNIEGAFRVSKNVDLSNKKILILDDIVTTGATLREIKNSILRQFDNKDKKNGNNIKITVFCLAAAREIKVNRGEI, encoded by the coding sequence TTGAAGGATATTAAATTTTTTAAGGAAATAATATTTAATTTTAAAGGAATTTTATTTAGAAACCAGGATATAATTTCAGGGGTGGAATTAGTTGAGTACGGTATTGTATCGAAGGATACGAAAAATATTCTGAAAAGTTTGAAAAAATTGCGAAAATTAAATAATATTTATTATGTATGGGATTACAATAAGGAGTTTAAGAGGTTAATTTATTCTTATAAATATAATCATAGAAAAATCATGGCAAAGTTGATTGCTGAATTGATAAAGGAAGAATTTTATTATGTCTTGAAACGTGAAAAGATAGATATTGTCGTGAGTGTGCCTGTCAGCAGAAAAAGAAAGAATGAAAGAGGGTATAATCAGGTTGATGAGATTTTGAACTGTCTGAAAGTGAATTATGTTCGGATTGAGAGAATAAAAAATACAAAAAAGATGGCTGAAATTTTGGACGAAGAAGAAAGAAACAGGAATATTGAGGGAGCTTTTAGGGTTTCTAAGAATGTTGACTTGAGTAATAAAAAAATTTTGATACTCGATGATATTGTAACGACAGGAGCGACACTTAGGGAAATAAAAAATAGCATTTTAAGGCAATTTGATAATAAAGATAAAAAAAATGGAAATAATATAAAAATTACTGTTTTTTGTCTGGCTGCGGCTAGGGAGATTAAGGTAAATAGAGGAGAAATATGA
- a CDS encoding pseudouridine synthase family protein, which translates to MENINTEKIKLDKLIRDFENTKYFGYMFFVEYDGQKFESFDENPNKKSVKSEFRKMLENNKIKIFKGIQQAGRTDANVSAKENILYINSKEIIDFSKLKFLETEGLKVNKIVRTLPFLEFPQMIEKRYYIYEYPKKLKKNDEERINQICNKVSGKKNFYEFTSEKGKKLKNHTREIFVKYENDKLYFVGDGFLPQQVRIMSNFILNNTKFDIEKLNDENFENRKLGIKDKTLDGKYLTLVKVEFSEKLEKISFFDVKNIEELINLKKNNNEIFEIENSEIKIDDLNEQLKSIDKVKKIERNSYFTVFFIEKKDKGEFIGKRGKNIRKLKKILGDIVVKEI; encoded by the coding sequence ATGGAAAATATTAATACAGAAAAAATAAAGCTAGATAAATTAATAAGAGATTTTGAGAATACAAAATATTTTGGATATATGTTTTTTGTAGAATATGATGGACAGAAATTTGAATCTTTTGATGAAAATCCTAATAAAAAGAGTGTTAAATCAGAATTCAGAAAAATGTTGGAAAATAACAAAATCAAGATTTTTAAAGGTATTCAGCAGGCTGGAAGGACTGATGCAAATGTGAGTGCAAAAGAAAATATACTTTATATAAATTCCAAAGAGATAATTGATTTTTCAAAATTAAAATTTTTGGAAACAGAAGGGCTGAAAGTCAATAAAATAGTGAGAACATTGCCATTTCTTGAATTTCCACAAATGATTGAAAAAAGATATTATATTTATGAATATCCAAAAAAACTTAAGAAAAACGATGAAGAGAGAATAAATCAGATTTGCAATAAAGTATCTGGGAAAAAGAATTTTTACGAATTTACTTCAGAAAAGGGGAAAAAATTAAAAAATCACACAAGAGAAATTTTTGTGAAATATGAAAATGATAAACTGTATTTTGTGGGAGATGGATTTTTGCCACAGCAGGTGCGGATTATGAGCAATTTTATTTTAAATAATACAAAATTTGATATTGAAAAATTAAATGATGAAAATTTTGAAAATAGGAAATTGGGGATAAAAGATAAAACGCTTGATGGGAAATATTTGACACTTGTGAAAGTTGAATTTTCAGAAAAATTAGAGAAAATCAGTTTTTTTGATGTGAAAAATATTGAAGAATTGATAAATTTGAAAAAGAATAATAATGAAATTTTTGAAATAGAAAATTCTGAAATCAAAATAGATGATTTGAATGAACAATTAAAAAGCATTGATAAAGTTAAAAAAATTGAGAGAAATAGTTATTTTACAGTATTTTTCATTGAGAAGAAAGATAAAGGGGAATTTATTGGAAAAAGAGGGAAAAATATTAGGAAGTTAAAGAAGATTTTGGGGGATATAGTTGTAAAAGAGATTTGA
- a CDS encoding FAD-dependent oxidoreductase, whose amino-acid sequence MKKYDAIIIGFGKGGKTLAGFLAGKGQNVALIEKSDKMYGGTCINIGCIPTKKLVDSTKVLKNKGLSGIEEKERFYEESINNKNTLIGALRGKNYEMLATKENIDIYDGFGSFVSKNVVNIESNGENVQIEGEKIFINTGSVTIIPGIKGLKESNHVYTSTSIMELKELPKKLTILGAGYIGLEFASMYADFGSEVTVIDLAQRLMPREDEEIADRAKAIFEAKGIKFLLESKIEEIVDKNGKGYVQISQGASKSEIESDAILVAIGRKPNTEGLNLEAAGVKTDEKGAVVVDETLKTTADNIWAMGDVKGGLQFTYISLDDFRIIRDNLYNGGNRTVNDRNVIPYSVFINPPLSRVGMTESEAIAKGYEVKTGRLEAMAIPKAKIEGVTDGLLKAVIDAKTDKILGCTLLCNTSHEMINIVAAAMKAEQKYTFLKDMIFTHPTMSEALNDLFGSVK is encoded by the coding sequence ATGAAAAAATATGATGCAATAATAATTGGATTTGGAAAAGGTGGAAAAACTTTGGCAGGATTTTTGGCTGGGAAAGGTCAAAATGTGGCTTTGATTGAGAAATCGGACAAGATGTACGGAGGGACTTGTATAAATATTGGGTGTATTCCTACGAAAAAACTTGTTGACAGTACAAAAGTTCTTAAAAATAAAGGATTAAGCGGTATTGAGGAAAAGGAAAGATTTTATGAGGAAAGCATAAATAATAAAAATACATTGATTGGTGCATTACGTGGAAAAAATTATGAAATGCTGGCTACAAAGGAAAATATTGATATTTATGATGGATTTGGAAGCTTTGTTTCAAAAAATGTTGTTAATATTGAAAGTAATGGGGAAAATGTTCAGATTGAAGGAGAAAAAATATTTATAAATACAGGTTCAGTTACAATAATTCCTGGTATAAAAGGGCTTAAAGAAAGTAATCACGTTTATACAAGCACTTCAATTATGGAATTAAAGGAACTTCCTAAAAAATTGACTATTTTGGGAGCAGGGTACATTGGGCTGGAATTTGCTTCAATGTATGCTGATTTTGGGTCAGAAGTTACAGTGATTGATTTGGCACAAAGACTTATGCCTAGGGAAGATGAAGAAATTGCTGATAGAGCAAAGGCTATATTTGAGGCAAAAGGAATTAAATTTTTACTGGAATCAAAAATTGAGGAAATTGTTGATAAAAATGGAAAAGGATACGTGCAAATTTCACAAGGAGCAAGCAAGAGCGAAATTGAATCAGACGCAATTCTTGTGGCAATTGGAAGAAAACCTAATACAGAAGGACTTAATTTAGAAGCAGCAGGAGTAAAAACTGACGAAAAAGGTGCGGTTGTAGTTGACGAAACATTGAAAACGACAGCTGATAACATTTGGGCAATGGGAGATGTGAAAGGCGGACTTCAATTTACATATATTTCTCTTGACGACTTTAGAATAATAAGAGATAATCTTTACAATGGAGGAAATAGAACAGTAAATGACAGAAATGTAATTCCATATAGCGTATTCATAAATCCACCTTTATCAAGAGTTGGAATGACTGAAAGCGAAGCAATTGCCAAAGGATATGAAGTAAAAACAGGAAGACTTGAAGCAATGGCAATTCCAAAAGCAAAAATAGAAGGTGTAACAGATGGACTGCTTAAAGCAGTTATAGATGCAAAAACAGACAAAATATTGGGATGTACTTTATTATGCAATACTTCCCACGAAATGATAAACATTGTTGCAGCGGCTATGAAAGCTGAACAAAAATATACATTCCTAAAAGATATGATATTTACTCACCCAACAATGAGCGAGGCTTTGAATGATTTGTTTGGGAGCGTGAAATAA
- a CDS encoding zinc ribbon domain-containing protein gives MRNDEKCCKCGEEMFEMKKVAIPTKKVAGTQIAIDTFYLKICKNCGYTEMYSTKIVQKVEDPVEGY, from the coding sequence ATGAGAAATGATGAGAAATGTTGCAAATGTGGAGAAGAAATGTTTGAAATGAAAAAGGTGGCAATTCCTACAAAAAAAGTTGCTGGAACTCAGATTGCCATTGATACATTTTATTTAAAAATATGTAAAAATTGTGGATATACAGAAATGTACTCAACTAAAATAGTTCAAAAGGTTGAGGATCCTGTTGAAGGATATTAA
- a CDS encoding ribonuclease HII: MDKKNELMEFDEKYNKIVVGVDEAGRGPLAGPVVAGAVIVIQDFPELQEINDSKKLTEKKRERLFEAIEKNCIVGIGIASEKEIDEMNILNATFLAMRRAINQVTEKSAFDIVLVDGNHLIREYEGEQECIVKGDSKSLAIATASIVAKVTRDRMLCEIAKEFPEYEFEKHKGYGTKKHREILLEKGACRYHRKMFLKKILGNQ, from the coding sequence ATGGATAAAAAAAATGAATTAATGGAATTTGACGAAAAATATAATAAGATTGTTGTTGGGGTTGATGAGGCTGGTAGAGGGCCTTTGGCAGGGCCAGTCGTGGCTGGAGCTGTAATTGTGATTCAGGATTTCCCAGAATTGCAGGAGATTAATGATTCGAAGAAGTTGACTGAGAAAAAAAGGGAAAGATTGTTTGAAGCGATAGAAAAGAATTGTATCGTGGGAATCGGAATCGCTTCAGAAAAAGAAATTGATGAGATGAATATTTTGAATGCAACATTTCTAGCAATGCGTCGAGCGATAAATCAAGTGACTGAAAAATCAGCATTTGATATAGTTCTAGTTGATGGTAATCATTTGATTCGAGAGTATGAAGGAGAGCAGGAATGCATTGTAAAGGGAGACAGCAAATCATTAGCTATTGCGACAGCTTCGATTGTGGCAAAGGTTACAAGAGACAGAATGCTTTGTGAGATTGCAAAGGAATTTCCTGAGTATGAATTTGAGAAACATAAAGGATATGGAACTAAGAAACATAGGGAGATTTTACTTGAAAAAGGGGCTTGTAGGTATCATAGGAAGATGTTTTTGAAGAAGATATTGGGAAATCAGTAA
- a CDS encoding DUF896 domain-containing protein, which translates to MEDIIKKVNEFSKLARERELTKEEKKEREKYRKMYIEKFKESVRGHLDSIKVVRVDDDGNPIDDDGNVIEPEA; encoded by the coding sequence ATGGAAGATATTATTAAAAAAGTAAATGAATTTTCAAAGTTGGCACGTGAGAGGGAATTGACGAAAGAAGAGAAGAAAGAGCGTGAAAAATATAGAAAAATGTATATTGAAAAATTTAAGGAAAGTGTGAGAGGGCATTTGGACAGCATTAAGGTTGTTAGAGTGGATGACGATGGAAATCCAATTGATGATGACGGGAATGTTATTGAGCCTGAAGCGTAA
- a CDS encoding HD domain-containing protein — protein sequence MYIIRKAMEYFKPKINRAYMNEALKKLTEKEKKIFLEMSDYDKFHSLEVYKKIKKTELKNNEKYLKLALLHDCGKENVSIITRVLHKLGFKTQLQNHAQRSFEKLEKVDEEVAVLAKNHHNRGYSQEMDIFQKCDDES from the coding sequence ATGTATATAATTAGAAAAGCAATGGAATATTTTAAACCGAAAATTAACAGGGCTTATATGAATGAGGCTTTGAAAAAATTGACAGAAAAAGAAAAGAAAATATTTTTGGAAATGTCCGATTACGATAAGTTTCATTCGCTTGAAGTTTATAAAAAAATAAAAAAAACGGAACTGAAAAACAATGAGAAATATTTGAAATTGGCACTTCTACATGACTGTGGAAAAGAAAATGTGTCGATTATAACGAGAGTTTTGCATAAATTAGGATTTAAAACGCAGTTGCAAAATCACGCACAAAGAAGTTTTGAAAAGCTGGAGAAAGTCGATGAGGAAGTAGCGGTTTTGGCGAAAAATCATCATAATAGAGGTTATTCTCAGGAAATGGATATTTTTCAGAAATGTGATGATGAGAGTTAA
- a CDS encoding YraN family protein, with product MNKREIGFKYENVAKEYLILQGLTFVESNFYTRFGEIDLIFFEKRSQTLVFVEVKYRKNDFFGSAIEMVTEDKQNKILASSQIYLLKKEWDKNVRYDIVGVSRGSNSIEWLKNAF from the coding sequence ATGAATAAAAGGGAAATTGGGTTTAAGTATGAGAATGTGGCGAAGGAATATTTGATTTTGCAAGGGCTTACGTTTGTTGAGAGTAATTTTTATACCAGGTTTGGGGAGATTGACTTGATTTTTTTTGAAAAGAGGAGTCAGACGCTGGTGTTTGTGGAGGTCAAATATCGGAAGAATGATTTTTTTGGATCAGCGATTGAGATGGTGACGGAGGATAAGCAGAATAAGATTCTTGCAAGTTCACAAATTTATCTTTTAAAAAAGGAATGGGATAAAAATGTAAGGTATGATATTGTCGGAGTAAGTCGTGGCTCTAACAGTATTGAGTGGTTAAAAAATGCGTTTTGA
- a CDS encoding Fic family protein, with protein MEDKYKMTLEENIFVAKRNIVDSIWKSANLEGIAVTYPQTETIFQGLGVQNMKVKDINAIVNLKHSWEFILENIEYPLDLNYICKINQLIGEANVNPFPGQLRFSDVSMGGTDWKPEIPNKEKVNDNLNEILESENSATEKAINLMLYLMRSQLFYDGNKRTSMMTANHVMIQNGAGIISVPIKQQEKFLELLVKFYETNDTSEIKELIYNHCIDGINFKRE; from the coding sequence ATGGAAGACAAGTATAAAATGACATTGGAGGAGAATATTTTTGTCGCAAAAAGAAATATAGTGGATTCAATTTGGAAATCGGCAAATCTGGAAGGAATAGCTGTAACTTATCCTCAGACAGAAACGATTTTTCAGGGACTGGGAGTTCAGAATATGAAAGTTAAGGATATAAATGCCATTGTTAATTTAAAACATTCGTGGGAATTTATTTTGGAAAATATTGAATATCCTCTTGATTTAAACTATATTTGCAAAATTAATCAGCTTATTGGAGAGGCAAATGTAAATCCTTTTCCTGGACAATTAAGATTTTCTGATGTAAGTATGGGTGGAACAGATTGGAAGCCTGAAATTCCAAATAAGGAAAAAGTGAATGATAATTTGAATGAAATTTTGGAAAGTGAAAACTCTGCAACAGAAAAAGCAATAAATTTAATGCTATATTTAATGAGAAGCCAACTTTTTTATGATGGAAATAAAAGAACAAGCATGATGACAGCAAATCACGTAATGATTCAAAACGGTGCTGGAATTATTTCTGTACCGATAAAACAGCAGGAGAAATTTTTGGAACTGCTTGTCAAATTTTATGAAACTAATGATACGAGTGAAATTAAGGAATTGATTTATAATCATTGTATTGATGGAATAAATTTTAAAAGAGAATAA
- a CDS encoding asparaginase has product MKEQRSQKILVINTGGTISMVHSDKDDNKSALKPSSSWEEVIYNYQFLKDMKVDYVQTSKIIDSSDMNYEIWLEIGKIIEENYDKYKGFVILHGTDTMSYTASVLSFMLKNLGKTVILTGAQRPIQEIRSDGLQNLLTSIEIIEKQTQVNSEICNSENEILPVIPEVCVFFRDHLFRGNRSRKLDSTNYFGFSSPNYLPLGQAGSKIKIYENRLLSKPEGKFYVDYKINPNVLMMDVFPGFNPKILKRIFQDDDSIKGLVLRTYGSGNTPQNKEFLETIKYIIDMGVIILNVTQCTVGSVEMGLYESNAILTELGVVNGYDMTPEAAITKFMCLLGKYDVEKVKERLVMNIAGELTK; this is encoded by the coding sequence ATGAAAGAGCAGAGAAGTCAGAAGATTTTGGTAATAAATACAGGTGGGACAATCAGCATGGTTCATTCAGATAAAGATGACAATAAAAGTGCATTGAAGCCCTCTTCATCTTGGGAGGAAGTTATATATAACTATCAATTTTTAAAGGATATGAAAGTTGATTATGTTCAGACAAGCAAAATCATTGATTCTTCTGATATGAATTATGAAATTTGGCTGGAAATTGGTAAAATAATTGAAGAAAATTACGATAAATACAAAGGTTTTGTAATACTGCATGGAACGGATACAATGTCCTACACTGCAAGTGTTCTTTCTTTTATGTTAAAAAATCTTGGGAAAACGGTTATTTTGACAGGAGCACAGCGTCCGATTCAGGAAATAAGAAGTGATGGACTGCAAAATTTGCTAACTTCTATTGAAATAATTGAAAAACAGACTCAGGTAAATAGTGAAATTTGTAATTCAGAAAATGAAATACTGCCTGTAATTCCAGAAGTATGCGTATTTTTCAGGGATCATCTTTTTAGGGGAAATCGTTCAAGAAAGCTTGATTCTACGAATTATTTTGGATTTTCTTCCCCAAATTATCTTCCATTAGGGCAGGCAGGCTCAAAAATAAAAATATATGAAAACAGGCTATTATCAAAGCCAGAGGGAAAATTTTATGTAGATTACAAAATTAATCCAAATGTACTGATGATGGATGTATTCCCTGGATTTAATCCTAAAATTTTAAAACGGATATTCCAAGATGATGATAGTATAAAAGGACTTGTATTACGAACTTACGGAAGTGGAAATACTCCACAAAATAAAGAATTTTTAGAAACAATAAAATATATAATTGATATGGGAGTTATAATTCTGAATGTAACTCAATGCACAGTTGGAAGTGTGGAAATGGGACTTTATGAGTCAAATGCAATACTTACGGAACTAGGTGTTGTAAATGGATACGATATGACACCAGAAGCTGCAATTACAAAATTTATGTGCCTTTTAGGGAAATATGATGTGGAAAAAGTTAAGGAAAGATTGGTAATGAATATTGCGGGAGAGCTTACTAAATAG
- a CDS encoding RluA family pseudouridine synthase codes for MNEKYEVENEFEDEIDVENSENEENIVVLNEEAGSRIDKFLSERLELTRTRIQQLIKDENILVNEKKTKPAYKIEENDTIKVVIPELETVEIKPENIDIEIIYEDNDLAVINKKAGIVVHPANGHYSGTLVNAILYHIKDLSGINGEIRPGIVHRLDKDTSGLLIIAKNDKAHLKLSQMFHDKTVKKTYLAILKGKLNKKSGRIVTQIGRDKNDRKKMTVINDLNSGKTAITNYEAISQTEKFTLVKVHIETGRTHQIRVHMKYLGYPILGDSVYGRTDTEKRQMLHAYKLEFEHPITEEEIEFIAELPEDFEKALKKCGLEFEIF; via the coding sequence ATGAATGAAAAATATGAAGTTGAAAATGAATTTGAAGATGAAATAGATGTTGAAAATAGTGAAAATGAGGAAAATATTGTTGTTTTAAATGAAGAGGCAGGGAGCAGGATTGATAAATTTTTGTCGGAAAGGCTGGAGTTGACACGGACACGCATTCAACAGCTTATAAAAGATGAAAATATTTTGGTAAATGAAAAAAAAACAAAGCCTGCTTATAAAATTGAAGAAAATGATACAATAAAAGTTGTAATTCCAGAACTGGAAACTGTTGAAATAAAACCTGAAAACATTGATATTGAAATAATTTATGAAGATAATGATTTGGCAGTTATAAATAAAAAAGCTGGAATTGTCGTACATCCTGCAAACGGACATTATTCGGGAACGCTTGTAAATGCAATTTTGTATCACATCAAAGATTTGTCAGGAATAAATGGAGAAATCCGTCCTGGCATTGTGCATAGGCTAGACAAGGACACAAGCGGACTTTTAATAATCGCCAAAAATGACAAGGCACATCTAAAATTGTCACAAATGTTTCACGATAAAACTGTAAAAAAAACTTATCTTGCAATTTTAAAAGGAAAACTAAACAAAAAAAGCGGAAGAATTGTAACACAAATTGGGCGTGATAAAAACGACAGGAAGAAAATGACCGTAATAAATGACTTAAATTCAGGAAAAACTGCAATTACAAATTACGAAGCAATTTCACAGACGGAAAAATTTACGCTTGTTAAAGTTCATATTGAAACTGGAAGAACTCACCAAATAAGAGTTCACATGAAATATTTAGGATACCCAATTCTAGGTGACAGTGTCTACGGCAGAACAGACACCGAAAAACGCCAAATGCTTCATGCCTACAAATTGGAATTTGAACATCCAATTACAGAAGAAGAAATAGAATTTATTGCAGAATTACCTGAAGATTTTGAAAAGGCATTGAAAAAATGTGGGCTAGAATTTGAAATTTTTTGA